One Ricinus communis isolate WT05 ecotype wild-type chromosome 7, ASM1957865v1, whole genome shotgun sequence genomic region harbors:
- the LOC8267244 gene encoding transcription factor HHO5, whose amino-acid sequence MELSLDLSLVYVPKTISEYLKEVSKVKDSSLKLSKLDDYVQRLEDEMRKIDAFKRELPLCMLLLNDAIVRLKEEAMQCKELEEVVSVKGNSCRNEERELENDMIDKKNWMSSVQLWNNNNHTNNNNFDSENQESKSETKQRSEEDDDRSTCENPTQLCNHRSKGGGFMPFKSTSGFEKKEEKEVVSQVTGLSLMTPVSELGSRNLMSKTNGTDQFKIQNKPQQQQQQPYKKQRRCWSPELHRRFIDALHQLGGSQVATPKQIRELMQVDGLTNDEVKSHLQKYRLHIRKLPASSAAQANALWMAQNGHKDDSSKQSNSKSSSPQGPLHGCGSAKGMSSTGGDSMEVEDDDRSVSNSWNGRQHKQAGEVDV is encoded by the exons ATGGAGCTAAGCTTAGATTTGAGCTTGGTTTATGTACCCAAAACGATTAGTGAGTATTTAAAAGAGGTTTCGAAGGTTAAAGATAGTAGCTTGAAGTTATCAAAGCTTGATGATTATGTTCAAAGATTAGAAGATGAAATGAGAAAGATTGATGCTTTTAAACGTGAATTGCCTCTTTGCATGCTTCTTTTGAATGATG CTATTGTTAGGTTAAAAGAAGAGGCAATGCAGTGTAAAGAATTGGAAGAGGTCGTATCAGTAAAAGGGAATTCTTGTAGAAATGAAGAGAGAGAATTGGAAAATGATATGATTGATAAGAAGAATTGGATGAGTTCTGTTCAGCTTTGGAATAATAATAACCATACTAACAATAACAACTTTGATTCcgagaatcaagaatcaaaatCAGAAACTAAACAG AGaagtgaagaagatgatgatcGGTCCACTTGTGAGAATCCAACTCAATTATGCAATCACAGAAGCAAAGGAGGGGGATTTATGCCGTTCAAGTCAACTTCTgggtttgaaaagaaagaggagaaagAGGTTGTGTCTCAAGTTACTGGACTTTCTCTTATGACTCCAGTATCTGAGTTGGGTTCTCGCAATTTAATGTCAAAAACCAATGGCACTGATCAATTCAAGATACAGAATAAACcccaacagcagcagcagcagcctTACAAGAAACAGAGGCGTTGCTGGTCGCCGGAGCTCCACAGGCGTTTTATTGATGCCTTACACCAACTTGGTGGATCTCAAG TGGCCACTCCTAAACAAATACGAGAACTTATGCAAGTTGATGGGCTCACGAATGACGAAGTTAAAAGTCACTTGCAA AAATACAGGCTTCATATCCGTAAACTCCCAGCTTCTTCAGCTGCTCAAGCAAATGCTCTATGGATGGCTCAAAATGGACACAAAGACGACTCATCAAAACAAAGTAATTCAAAGTCTAGTTCTCCACAGGGGCCCCTCCATGGCTGTGGGTCTGCCAAAGGTATGTCTAGTACTGGAGGTGACAGCATGGAAGTAGAAGATGACGATAGATCAGTGAGTAATAGTTGGAATGGTAGGCAGCACAAGCAGGCAGGAGAAGTTGATGTATAG
- the LOC8260593 gene encoding upstream activation factor subunit UAF30 isoform X2, producing MVSDSELIERLREFLKNSDLNTTTTGIVRRQLEEDFGIDLSDKKAFIREQVDLFLQSQFEENDQNEEEEQEDDDDQRANVKSEQTDGDNDDDEEEESTASNGTSNAKRRSNEQKNEGKKRGGGFSKLCSLSPQLQELTGVPQLARTEVVKQLWSHIREKKLQDPNNRRNIICDEPFRALFGVDSIDMFQMNKVLSKHIWPLDSDGVVPAKSEPKEKQRKQEREEEPDEPKRKEKRRKGEKSGFLAPLQLSDALIKFFGTGENALSRADVIKRMWEYIKQNNLQDPSDKRRIICDEKLKELFDVDTFNGFTVTKLLSAHFVKT from the exons ATGGTATCGGATTCGGAGCTTATCGAGAGATTAAGAGAGTTTTTAAAGAACTCGGACCTGAACACGACAACTACCGGTATCGTACGCCGGCAACTTGAGGAAGATTTCGGAATCGATTTATCGGATAAGAAAGCTTTTATAAGAGAACAAGTTGATTTGTTTCTACAAAGCCAATTCGAAGAAAATGAccaaaatgaagaagaagaacaagaagatgatgatgatcagAGGGCTAACGTTAAATCAGAGCAAACCGACGGTGATAATGacgatgatgaagaagaagaatcaacGGCTAGTAATGGAACAAGTAACGCAAAACGGAG GTCTAATGAGCAAAAAAATGAAGGCAAGAAAAGAGGGGGTGGTTTTAGCAAATTATGTAGCCTTTCTCCTCAACTTCAGGAGCTCACTGGGGTGCCTCAGTTGGCTAGAACAGAG GTTGTCAAGCAACTTTGGAGTCACATTAGAGAGAAAAAATTGCAAGACCCAAATAATAGACGGAACATAATTTGTGATGAACCATTCCGAGCCCTTTTTGGTGTTGATTCTATTGACATGTTTCAAATGAATAAAGTCCTATCAAAGCACATTTGGCCCTTGGATTCTGATGGTG TTGTTCCAGCCAAGTCTgaaccaaaagaaaagcagCGAAAGCAAGAGAGAGAAGAAG AGCCAGATGAgccaaaaagaaaggaaaagcgACGGAAGGGAGAAAAATCAGGTTTTCTTGCTCCCCTACAACTCTCAGATGCTCTAATAAAGTTTTTTGGCACTGGAGAAAATGCATTATCACGAGCTGATGTCATCAAGAGAATGTGGGAATATATAAAGCAGAACAACCTCCAG GACCCATCTGATAAAAGGAGAATAATATGTGATGAGAAGCTGAAAGAACTCTTTGATGTGGACACCTTCAATGGATTCACTGTAACCAAACTCCTATCTGCTCATTTTGTAAAGACCTGA
- the LOC8260593 gene encoding uncharacterized protein LOC8260593 isoform X3 translates to MYLLLSKAVFKTQFFFSKSILPKSNPEQGYIICNATCESDQSRLYDAYLPLPFWSNEQKNEGKKRGGGFSKLCSLSPQLQELTGVPQLARTEVVKQLWSHIREKKLQDPNNRRNIICDEPFRALFGVDSIDMFQMNKVLSKHIWPLDSDGVVPAKSEPKEKQRKQEREEEPDEPKRKEKRRKGEKSGFLAPLQLSDALIKFFGTGENALSRADVIKRMWEYIKQNNLQETWSPMGPCLSNFAFISSFVSLVRTCMCCQYHYRNNASGKANFSFILWLFCDTECTISLFQINGILIY, encoded by the exons ATGTACCTGCTTCTCTCCAAAGCAGTTTTTaaaactcaattttttttttcaaaaagtaTTTTGCCAAAAAGCAATCCCGAACAGGGCTATATTATATGCAATGCGACTTGTGAAAGCGATCAATCCCGACTCTACGATGCTTATTTGCCTCTGCCTTTTTG GTCTAATGAGCAAAAAAATGAAGGCAAGAAAAGAGGGGGTGGTTTTAGCAAATTATGTAGCCTTTCTCCTCAACTTCAGGAGCTCACTGGGGTGCCTCAGTTGGCTAGAACAGAG GTTGTCAAGCAACTTTGGAGTCACATTAGAGAGAAAAAATTGCAAGACCCAAATAATAGACGGAACATAATTTGTGATGAACCATTCCGAGCCCTTTTTGGTGTTGATTCTATTGACATGTTTCAAATGAATAAAGTCCTATCAAAGCACATTTGGCCCTTGGATTCTGATGGTG TTGTTCCAGCCAAGTCTgaaccaaaagaaaagcagCGAAAGCAAGAGAGAGAAGAAG AGCCAGATGAgccaaaaagaaaggaaaagcgACGGAAGGGAGAAAAATCAGGTTTTCTTGCTCCCCTACAACTCTCAGATGCTCTAATAAAGTTTTTTGGCACTGGAGAAAATGCATTATCACGAGCTGATGTCATCAAGAGAATGTGGGAATATATAAAGCAGAACAACCTCCAG GAGACTTGGTCGCCAATGGGCCCTTGCCTTTCAAACTTCGCATTCATTTCATCATTCGTTAGCCTGGTCAGGACTTGCATGTGTTGTCAATATCACTACAGGAATAATGCCTCAGGAAAAGCTAATTTCAGCTTCATCCTGTGGCTTTTTTGTGATACCGAATGTACCATTAGTTTGTTTCAAATAAATGgaatcttaatttattaa
- the LOC8260593 gene encoding upstream activation factor subunit spp27 isoform X1 → MVSDSELIERLREFLKNSDLNTTTTGIVRRQLEEDFGIDLSDKKAFIREQVDLFLQSQFEENDQNEEEEQEDDDDQRANVKSEQTDGDNDDDEEEESTASNGTSNAKRRSNEQKNEGKKRGGGFSKLCSLSPQLQELTGVPQLARTEVVKQLWSHIREKKLQDPNNRRNIICDEPFRALFGVDSIDMFQMNKVLSKHIWPLDSDGVVPAKSEPKEKQRKQEREEEPDEPKRKEKRRKGEKSGFLAPLQLSDALIKFFGTGENALSRADVIKRMWEYIKQNNLQETWSPMGPCLSNFAFISSFVSLVRTCMCCQYHYRNNASGKANFSFILWLFCDTECTISLFQINGILIY, encoded by the exons ATGGTATCGGATTCGGAGCTTATCGAGAGATTAAGAGAGTTTTTAAAGAACTCGGACCTGAACACGACAACTACCGGTATCGTACGCCGGCAACTTGAGGAAGATTTCGGAATCGATTTATCGGATAAGAAAGCTTTTATAAGAGAACAAGTTGATTTGTTTCTACAAAGCCAATTCGAAGAAAATGAccaaaatgaagaagaagaacaagaagatgatgatgatcagAGGGCTAACGTTAAATCAGAGCAAACCGACGGTGATAATGacgatgatgaagaagaagaatcaacGGCTAGTAATGGAACAAGTAACGCAAAACGGAG GTCTAATGAGCAAAAAAATGAAGGCAAGAAAAGAGGGGGTGGTTTTAGCAAATTATGTAGCCTTTCTCCTCAACTTCAGGAGCTCACTGGGGTGCCTCAGTTGGCTAGAACAGAG GTTGTCAAGCAACTTTGGAGTCACATTAGAGAGAAAAAATTGCAAGACCCAAATAATAGACGGAACATAATTTGTGATGAACCATTCCGAGCCCTTTTTGGTGTTGATTCTATTGACATGTTTCAAATGAATAAAGTCCTATCAAAGCACATTTGGCCCTTGGATTCTGATGGTG TTGTTCCAGCCAAGTCTgaaccaaaagaaaagcagCGAAAGCAAGAGAGAGAAGAAG AGCCAGATGAgccaaaaagaaaggaaaagcgACGGAAGGGAGAAAAATCAGGTTTTCTTGCTCCCCTACAACTCTCAGATGCTCTAATAAAGTTTTTTGGCACTGGAGAAAATGCATTATCACGAGCTGATGTCATCAAGAGAATGTGGGAATATATAAAGCAGAACAACCTCCAG GAGACTTGGTCGCCAATGGGCCCTTGCCTTTCAAACTTCGCATTCATTTCATCATTCGTTAGCCTGGTCAGGACTTGCATGTGTTGTCAATATCACTACAGGAATAATGCCTCAGGAAAAGCTAATTTCAGCTTCATCCTGTGGCTTTTTTGTGATACCGAATGTACCATTAGTTTGTTTCAAATAAATGgaatcttaatttattaa